Proteins encoded together in one Catellatospora citrea window:
- a CDS encoding hydroxymethylglutaryl-CoA lyase — MPDRVSIREVGPRDGLQNEDPVPTADKVRLIDALSATGVGRVEAVSYVHPKAIPQMADADEVWRTVARNPRVRYSALVPNLRGAQRALAGGFTEVEVVVSASDTHNRRNINRATEESLDEIAQLVPALHEGGSTAEVIIATSFGCPYEGDVDPKRVAAIVDRVVADGADRVAFGDTTGMGTPRRVRELLSIVRERHPDVPMLLHFHNTRGTGLANILTALEFGITEYDASVGGLGGCPYAPGASGNVATEEVVHMLHDMGIDTGIDLDKLIEAARLAEQIVGRELPSGVLRAGPRSRTVS, encoded by the coding sequence CTGCCGGACCGGGTGTCGATTCGTGAGGTGGGCCCGCGTGACGGGCTGCAGAACGAGGACCCCGTGCCCACCGCCGACAAGGTCAGGCTGATCGACGCGTTGAGCGCCACCGGTGTCGGGCGCGTCGAGGCCGTCTCGTACGTGCACCCCAAGGCCATCCCGCAGATGGCCGACGCCGACGAGGTGTGGCGCACGGTCGCCCGGAACCCGCGGGTGCGCTACAGCGCCCTCGTGCCCAACCTGCGCGGCGCCCAGCGGGCCCTGGCCGGCGGGTTCACCGAGGTCGAGGTGGTGGTGTCGGCCTCCGACACGCACAACCGCCGCAACATCAACCGCGCCACCGAGGAGTCGCTGGACGAGATCGCCCAGCTCGTCCCGGCGCTGCACGAGGGCGGGTCCACCGCCGAGGTGATCATCGCGACGAGCTTCGGCTGCCCGTACGAGGGGGACGTGGACCCCAAGCGGGTGGCCGCGATCGTGGACCGGGTCGTGGCCGACGGCGCGGACCGGGTGGCCTTCGGCGACACCACCGGCATGGGCACCCCGCGCCGGGTCCGCGAGCTGCTGTCGATCGTGCGCGAACGGCACCCCGACGTGCCGATGCTGTTGCACTTCCACAACACCCGCGGCACCGGCCTGGCCAACATCCTCACCGCGCTCGAGTTCGGCATCACCGAGTACGACGCCAGCGTCGGCGGCCTGGGCGGGTGCCCCTACGCGCCGGGCGCGTCGGGCAACGTGGCCACCGAGGAGGTCGTGCACATGCTGCACGACATGGGCATCGACACCGGGATCGACCTGGACAAGCTGATCGAGGCGGCCCGGCTGGCCGAGCAGATCGTGGGCCGGGAACTGCCCTCCGGCGTGCTGCGGGCCGGCCCGCGCAGCCGCACCGTGAGCTGA
- a CDS encoding S8 family serine peptidase, producing the protein MRSSRGTRALLAGGIAAALLMAAPGTAGAEQAAAPQAARPALGNTKTQTVALITGDRVSVHGDNRISLTPRDGVTYRSYRVKDHQYVIPSDAVPLLAANRLDKRLFDVTELLKVKAARQATLPLIVSGASSAPGLTAERRLPAVKGFAAEVPEESLANQWQATRKASTGKIWLDAVRKPALDQSVPLIGAPAAWSAGFDGTGVTVAVLDTGIDITHPDLAGKISGRQNFTEGEEDDLDRVGHGTHVASTIAGSGAGSGGKYKGVAPGASLLDGKVCVEGGCAESWILAGMQWAAESGADVANMSLGGGNTPEVDPLEQAVNDLTAQYGTLFVIAAGNSGADETVGSPATAEAALAVGAFTKTDELAEFSSRGPSADGWAVKPEIAAPGQEIVAARSKDGFLGEPGQLYMPLDGTSMATPHVAGAAALLTQVHPQWTAAQRKSALMASAKPSAGVGVFAQGAGRVDVARAITQQVTTSPASVTFGLQEWPHEDDEVRTSTVTYHNGGSAAVTLQLALTGAPAGVFSLSAATVTVPAGGDASVTITADTRQGGDLTGGIGGQLTATAAGVSVQTPFGVVREELKHSVHVTATERDGDPAENAFTVLFDPIRFKDYIVFGAGADLRLPPGEFFAFSWVDEENDGVYSTTQVVYPVFKVDGPESLSMDARGASSFDVTVPDPKADVVFAAYDVNMEFENAGISVSALGDAFANIHAKQLGPKKVTGLSSALSGTLAEMDEEGNPALAPHVYNLGWHKADGMLPGLVKHLRWSDLATVKATHAVLDKGTNGVRLSFLAPPGGGGGWATGWPVPLPFTRTDYYASNVPWQVEVMAEKPAEGEDWPETVSDNSAGADYRAGKTYQEQWNKGAFGPSVAPFFPGEKPALRDGDVMYVGPALLGDGQGRAGFGQITSGRGALYRNGELVAEATDGPYVYAEEVDAASASFRFDGSLERNSRLTTKMTVSWTFRSGRADKPASLPLTAVSFAPSLDVQNVGKAGGLGVYPATFTQTEGSGRVVKLSVKASYDDGKTWVKVPVLHLGGQWLVMVVHPKAGGFVSLQASGADAKGNTFDQTVIRAYEIR; encoded by the coding sequence ATGCGATCCAGCAGAGGAACGAGGGCATTGCTGGCCGGGGGGATCGCCGCCGCGCTGCTGATGGCTGCGCCCGGCACCGCGGGCGCGGAACAGGCTGCCGCACCACAGGCCGCCCGACCCGCGCTCGGTAACACGAAGACGCAGACCGTGGCGCTGATCACCGGCGACCGGGTGTCGGTGCACGGCGACAACCGGATCAGCCTGACCCCGCGCGACGGCGTGACGTACCGCAGCTACCGGGTCAAGGACCACCAGTACGTCATTCCCTCCGACGCGGTGCCGCTGCTCGCGGCGAACCGCCTCGACAAGCGGCTGTTCGACGTCACCGAGCTGCTCAAGGTCAAGGCCGCGCGCCAGGCGACGCTGCCGCTCATCGTCTCCGGCGCGAGCTCCGCGCCCGGCCTGACCGCCGAGCGCAGGCTCCCGGCCGTGAAGGGCTTCGCGGCCGAGGTGCCCGAGGAGTCCCTGGCCAACCAGTGGCAGGCGACCCGCAAGGCGAGCACCGGCAAGATCTGGCTCGACGCCGTGCGCAAGCCGGCGCTCGACCAGAGCGTCCCGCTGATCGGCGCGCCCGCGGCCTGGTCCGCCGGGTTCGACGGCACCGGCGTGACCGTCGCGGTGCTCGACACCGGCATCGACATCACGCACCCCGACCTGGCCGGCAAGATCAGCGGTCGGCAGAACTTCACCGAGGGTGAGGAGGACGACCTCGACCGGGTCGGTCACGGCACGCACGTCGCCTCGACCATCGCGGGCAGCGGGGCCGGCTCCGGCGGCAAGTACAAGGGTGTCGCGCCCGGTGCGTCGCTGCTCGACGGCAAGGTCTGCGTCGAGGGCGGTTGCGCCGAGTCCTGGATCCTGGCCGGCATGCAGTGGGCCGCGGAGTCCGGGGCCGACGTGGCGAACATGAGCCTCGGCGGCGGCAACACTCCCGAGGTCGACCCGCTCGAGCAGGCCGTCAACGACCTGACCGCGCAGTACGGCACCCTGTTCGTGATCGCGGCGGGCAACTCCGGCGCGGACGAGACCGTCGGCTCCCCGGCGACCGCCGAAGCGGCGCTGGCCGTGGGGGCGTTCACCAAGACCGACGAGCTCGCCGAGTTCTCCAGCCGGGGCCCCAGTGCCGACGGCTGGGCGGTCAAGCCGGAGATCGCCGCGCCGGGCCAGGAGATCGTGGCCGCGCGCAGCAAGGACGGGTTCCTCGGTGAACCCGGCCAGCTGTACATGCCGCTGGACGGCACGTCCATGGCCACCCCGCACGTCGCGGGCGCGGCCGCGCTGCTGACCCAGGTGCACCCGCAGTGGACCGCGGCGCAGCGCAAGTCCGCGCTGATGGCCTCCGCCAAGCCGTCCGCCGGGGTCGGCGTGTTCGCGCAGGGCGCGGGCCGGGTCGACGTCGCGCGGGCGATCACCCAGCAGGTGACCACCAGCCCCGCGTCGGTCACGTTCGGCCTGCAGGAGTGGCCGCACGAGGACGACGAGGTGCGCACCAGCACGGTCACCTACCACAACGGGGGCAGCGCGGCGGTGACCCTGCAGCTCGCGCTGACCGGGGCTCCGGCCGGCGTGTTCTCGCTCAGCGCCGCCACCGTCACGGTGCCGGCGGGCGGCGACGCGTCGGTGACCATCACCGCCGACACCCGCCAGGGCGGGGACCTCACCGGCGGTATCGGCGGGCAGCTCACCGCCACCGCGGCCGGGGTCTCCGTGCAGACGCCGTTCGGCGTGGTCCGGGAGGAGCTCAAGCACTCGGTTCACGTCACCGCCACCGAGCGTGACGGCGACCCGGCGGAGAACGCCTTCACCGTGCTGTTCGACCCCATCCGGTTCAAGGACTACATCGTCTTCGGGGCCGGCGCCGACCTGCGCCTGCCGCCGGGCGAGTTCTTCGCGTTCAGCTGGGTCGACGAGGAGAACGACGGCGTGTACTCGACCACGCAGGTGGTCTACCCGGTGTTCAAGGTCGACGGTCCGGAGTCGCTGTCGATGGACGCGCGCGGCGCGAGCTCCTTCGACGTCACCGTGCCCGACCCGAAGGCCGACGTGGTGTTTGCCGCGTACGACGTCAACATGGAGTTCGAGAACGCCGGCATCAGCGTCAGCGCGCTGGGCGACGCGTTCGCCAACATCCACGCCAAGCAGCTCGGCCCGAAGAAGGTGACCGGGCTCAGCTCGGCGCTCTCCGGAACGCTCGCCGAGATGGACGAGGAGGGCAACCCGGCGCTCGCGCCGCACGTCTACAACCTCGGCTGGCACAAGGCCGACGGCATGCTGCCGGGGCTGGTCAAGCACCTGCGCTGGAGCGACCTTGCCACGGTGAAGGCGACCCACGCGGTGCTCGACAAGGGCACCAACGGCGTGCGGCTCAGCTTCCTCGCGCCGCCCGGCGGCGGTGGCGGCTGGGCCACCGGCTGGCCGGTCCCGCTGCCGTTCACCCGCACCGACTACTACGCGAGCAACGTGCCGTGGCAGGTCGAGGTCATGGCGGAGAAGCCGGCCGAAGGCGAGGACTGGCCGGAGACGGTCTCCGACAACAGCGCCGGTGCGGACTACCGGGCCGGCAAGACCTACCAGGAGCAGTGGAACAAGGGCGCGTTCGGGCCCAGCGTGGCTCCGTTCTTCCCGGGCGAGAAGCCGGCGCTGCGCGACGGCGACGTCATGTACGTCGGACCGGCGCTGCTCGGCGACGGCCAGGGCCGGGCGGGCTTCGGTCAGATCACCAGCGGGCGGGGTGCGCTCTACCGCAACGGTGAGCTGGTCGCCGAGGCCACGGACGGGCCGTACGTCTACGCCGAGGAGGTGGACGCGGCCAGTGCCTCGTTCCGCTTCGACGGCAGCCTGGAACGGAACTCCCGCCTCACCACGAAGATGACGGTGAGCTGGACGTTCCGTTCGGGCCGGGCGGACAAGCCGGCGTCGCTGCCGCTGACCGCGGTCAGCTTCGCGCCGAGCCTGGACGTCCAGAACGTCGGCAAGGCCGGCGGCCTGGGCGTCTACCCGGCGACCTTCACCCAGACCGAGGGCTCCGGCCGCGTGGTCAAGCTGTCGGTGAAGGCGTCGTACGACGACGGCAAGACCTGGGTCAAGGTGCCGGTGCTGCACCTGGGCGGGCAGTGGCTGGTCATGGTCGTGCACCCGAAGGCGGGCGGCTTCGTGTCGCTGCAGGCGTCGGGCGCGGACGCGAAGGGCAACACCTTCGACCAGACCGTCATCCGGGCGTACGAGATCCGCTGA
- a CDS encoding acetyl-CoA carboxylase biotin carboxylase subunit, which translates to MIESLLVANRGEIARRIIRTARELGIRTIAVYSEADAELPFVREADEAVCVGPANPAESYRNTEAILAAAKQTGAQAIHPGYGFLSENADFARTVTASGLIWVGPGADAITAMGDKINARNLMAAAGVPVAPGTADPAATVEAALGAAEEIGYPVMVKAAAGGGGMGMAVAVDAAKLTEQYETVRGFAERMFGDGSVLIERYFPRVRHVEVQILGLADGTVLALGERECSVQRRNQKLVEESPSPALTPGQREKLLAAAVRAGEAVGYRNAGTVECLFDPATGEFYFLEMNTRLQVEHPVTEAVFGIDLVEAQLRVAAGLPVQFDPAALVSRGHAIELRINAEDPKRFLPGPGAIKTWVEPAGEGVRVDSGYAEGNVVTPSYDSLMAKVIVYGADRAEAIARAKAAVAAFELIGPKNNLPFFAELLDNAEFVSGDYDTGLVSRMR; encoded by the coding sequence ATGATCGAGTCATTGCTGGTCGCGAACCGGGGAGAGATCGCCCGGCGCATCATCCGCACCGCCAGAGAGCTGGGCATCCGCACCATCGCGGTGTACTCCGAGGCCGATGCCGAGCTGCCGTTCGTGCGTGAGGCGGACGAGGCGGTGTGCGTCGGCCCGGCCAACCCGGCCGAGTCGTACCGCAACACCGAAGCGATCCTGGCCGCCGCGAAGCAGACCGGCGCGCAGGCGATCCACCCCGGCTACGGCTTCCTCTCCGAGAACGCCGACTTCGCCCGCACCGTCACCGCGAGCGGCCTAATCTGGGTCGGCCCCGGCGCCGACGCCATCACCGCGATGGGCGACAAGATCAACGCTCGTAACCTGATGGCCGCCGCCGGCGTTCCGGTCGCCCCCGGGACCGCCGACCCGGCCGCCACGGTCGAGGCCGCGCTGGGCGCCGCCGAGGAGATCGGCTACCCGGTCATGGTCAAGGCCGCGGCCGGCGGCGGCGGGATGGGCATGGCCGTCGCCGTCGACGCCGCGAAGCTGACCGAGCAGTACGAGACCGTGCGCGGCTTCGCCGAGCGCATGTTCGGCGACGGCTCGGTGCTGATCGAGCGCTACTTCCCCCGGGTGCGCCACGTCGAGGTGCAGATCCTCGGCCTCGCCGACGGCACCGTGCTCGCCCTGGGCGAGCGCGAGTGCTCGGTGCAGCGGCGCAACCAGAAGCTGGTCGAGGAGTCGCCGTCCCCGGCCCTCACCCCCGGGCAGCGGGAGAAGCTGCTGGCGGCCGCGGTCCGCGCGGGCGAGGCGGTCGGCTACCGCAACGCCGGCACCGTCGAGTGCCTGTTCGACCCGGCCACCGGCGAGTTCTACTTCCTGGAGATGAACACCCGGCTGCAGGTCGAGCACCCGGTGACCGAGGCCGTGTTCGGCATCGACCTGGTCGAGGCGCAGCTGCGCGTCGCGGCCGGGCTGCCGGTGCAGTTCGACCCGGCCGCGCTGGTCTCCCGGGGCCACGCCATCGAGCTGCGGATCAACGCCGAGGACCCGAAGCGCTTCCTGCCCGGCCCCGGGGCGATCAAGACCTGGGTCGAGCCGGCCGGCGAGGGGGTGCGGGTCGACTCCGGCTACGCCGAGGGCAACGTGGTCACCCCGAGCTACGACTCGCTGATGGCCAAGGTCATCGTGTACGGCGCCGACCGGGCCGAGGCGATCGCCCGGGCCAAGGCGGCGGTCGCCGCGTTCGAGCTGATCGGGCCGAAGAACAACCTGCCGTTCTTCGCCGAGCTGCTGGACAACGCCGAGTTCGTCTCGGGCGACTACGACACCGGCCTGGTCTCGCGGATGCGCTGA
- a CDS encoding TetR/AcrR family transcriptional regulator, which translates to MSRVTAVEQQVDTPPTKPARRSRREEILEIAVGLFAARGYHGVSMDDIGTAAGVTGPALYHHFAGKEAMLVAALMPVSEGLLAGGRGQVSAHPADPRAAVEALVDFHVEFALANPAVIALHLHELDRLPEEPRREIRRLQRQYVEEWVQVLTAVRADVTGGEARVLAHAAFGLMNSTPFLGGEVERQRRATLLRAAALAALLG; encoded by the coding sequence ATGTCTCGGGTGACGGCAGTGGAGCAGCAGGTAGACACCCCCCCGACCAAGCCGGCGCGCAGGTCGCGACGTGAAGAGATCCTCGAGATCGCCGTCGGCCTGTTCGCCGCACGCGGCTATCACGGCGTGTCCATGGACGACATCGGCACCGCCGCCGGTGTCACCGGGCCGGCCCTCTACCACCACTTCGCCGGCAAGGAGGCCATGCTCGTCGCGGCGCTGATGCCGGTGAGCGAGGGGCTGCTGGCGGGCGGCCGCGGCCAGGTCTCCGCGCACCCCGCCGACCCGCGGGCCGCGGTCGAGGCCCTGGTCGACTTCCACGTCGAGTTCGCCCTGGCCAACCCGGCCGTGATCGCGCTGCACCTGCACGAGCTGGACCGCCTGCCCGAGGAGCCGCGCCGTGAGATCCGCCGGCTGCAGCGCCAGTACGTCGAGGAGTGGGTGCAGGTGCTGACCGCCGTGCGCGCCGACGTCACCGGCGGCGAGGCCAGGGTGCTGGCCCACGCGGCCTTCGGCCTGATGAACTCCACCCCCTTCCTGGGCGGCGAGGTCGAACGCCAACGCCGCGCCACCCTCCTGCGCGCCGCCGCCCTCGCCGCCCTCCTGGGCTGA
- a CDS encoding SigE family RNA polymerase sigma factor has product MATHHGEVWVADVTASAAPRDFDEFYAAAFTPLSLQLYAYLGDLGEAQDLVQEAFCRAYARWNRISRYDEPVAWVRRVAWNLATSTFRRRRTALNFLRRQREEHAAGPDPDRVALTRALAVIPAQQRRAVVLHYMAQLPVAEIAAQEGVAEGTVKSWLSRGRAALAAQLKKEN; this is encoded by the coding sequence ATGGCCACGCATCACGGGGAGGTCTGGGTCGCGGACGTGACGGCATCCGCCGCGCCACGCGACTTCGACGAGTTCTACGCGGCGGCGTTCACGCCGTTGAGCCTTCAGCTGTATGCCTACCTGGGCGATCTCGGCGAGGCCCAGGACCTGGTACAGGAGGCGTTCTGCCGGGCGTACGCCCGCTGGAACCGGATCAGCAGGTACGACGAGCCGGTGGCGTGGGTCCGCCGGGTCGCCTGGAACCTGGCCACGAGCACGTTCCGGCGGCGGCGTACGGCGCTGAACTTCCTGCGCCGCCAGCGCGAGGAGCACGCCGCGGGCCCCGATCCGGACCGGGTCGCGCTCACCCGCGCACTCGCCGTGATCCCGGCGCAGCAGCGGCGGGCGGTGGTCCTGCACTACATGGCGCAGCTGCCGGTCGCCGAGATCGCCGCGCAGGAGGGCGTCGCGGAGGGCACCGTCAAATCCTGGCTCAGCCGCGGCCGCGCCGCATTGGCCGCCCAGCTCAAGAAGGAGAACTGA
- a CDS encoding maleylpyruvate isomerase family mycothiol-dependent enzyme has product MSAHDRAAAACRHSLRALVKIGDQLTDAQWVAPTDCPAWTVGDVYAHVVSLEQWMADGGEAPDGPPQQLIDAGVARWRGAPRATVLEALHTLLPVRERQLTDDLRAADAPGWWVWADTAVPFAVQLSARAFDLWVHEQDVRRAVRRPGNLGSAGAQVARDLVLQALPRIVVKKAGAGPGVAVRFTTLGELPQDFTVYVDEHGRASVVPSDAHRSTAHATLSWEAYALLASGRSTRDRQQVWLTGDIELAERVLDQLNIAP; this is encoded by the coding sequence ATGTCCGCACACGACCGCGCCGCCGCGGCCTGCCGTCACAGCCTGCGCGCCCTCGTCAAGATCGGTGACCAGCTCACCGACGCGCAGTGGGTCGCCCCGACCGACTGTCCCGCCTGGACCGTGGGCGACGTGTACGCCCACGTGGTGAGCCTGGAGCAGTGGATGGCCGACGGCGGCGAGGCCCCGGACGGTCCGCCGCAGCAGTTGATCGACGCCGGAGTCGCCCGGTGGCGCGGTGCCCCGCGTGCCACGGTGCTGGAAGCCCTGCACACGCTGCTGCCGGTGCGCGAACGTCAGCTCACCGACGACCTGCGGGCGGCGGACGCGCCGGGCTGGTGGGTGTGGGCGGACACGGCGGTCCCGTTCGCGGTGCAGCTGTCGGCGCGGGCGTTCGACCTGTGGGTGCACGAGCAGGACGTGCGCCGCGCCGTGCGCCGCCCCGGCAACCTGGGTTCGGCCGGCGCGCAGGTCGCCCGGGACCTGGTCCTGCAGGCGCTGCCGCGGATCGTGGTCAAGAAGGCCGGCGCCGGGCCCGGCGTGGCGGTGCGGTTCACCACGCTGGGCGAGCTGCCCCAGGACTTCACCGTTTACGTCGACGAGCACGGCCGCGCCTCGGTGGTGCCCAGCGACGCGCACCGGTCCACCGCCCACGCCACGCTGAGCTGGGAGGCGTACGCGCTGCTCGCCTCGGGCCGCAGCACGCGCGACCGGCAGCAGGTCTGGCTCACCGGTGACATCGAGCTGGCCGAGCGCGTCCTCGACCAGTTGAACATCGCGCCCTGA
- a CDS encoding SGNH/GDSL hydrolase family protein, with product MSWSRYVALGDSFTEGMDDPYADGVFRGWADLVAGRLSQVSGPGFGYANLAIRGRLFDGIVGEQVEPALAMEPDLISFAAGANDVLRRKCDPPTLMARFDATVARLRDTGADVLLFRFADVMSRLPGNNLVAPRIRYLNQAVGEVADRNGARLVDLWHDDEYANPALWSIDRLHLSAAGHRRTAAHVLAALGVSADPAWWDVPPRPAVKSWPAARADDLAWAGRYLAPWIKRRLTGRSSGDSVTAKRPNLGPM from the coding sequence GTGAGTTGGAGCAGGTATGTGGCGCTGGGGGACAGCTTCACGGAGGGCATGGACGACCCGTACGCCGACGGGGTGTTCCGGGGCTGGGCGGATCTGGTCGCCGGGCGGCTCAGCCAGGTGAGCGGGCCCGGGTTCGGCTACGCGAACCTCGCCATCCGCGGGCGGCTGTTCGACGGCATCGTCGGCGAGCAGGTCGAACCGGCGCTGGCCATGGAACCCGATCTGATCAGCTTCGCGGCCGGCGCCAACGACGTGCTGCGCCGCAAGTGTGATCCGCCGACCCTGATGGCGCGCTTCGACGCGACCGTGGCCCGGCTCCGGGACACCGGCGCCGACGTGCTGCTGTTCCGGTTCGCCGACGTGATGTCGCGACTGCCCGGCAACAACCTGGTGGCCCCGCGCATCCGCTACCTCAACCAGGCGGTCGGCGAGGTCGCCGACCGCAACGGCGCTCGCCTGGTCGACCTGTGGCACGACGACGAGTACGCCAACCCGGCGCTGTGGAGCATCGACCGCCTGCACCTGTCGGCGGCCGGGCACCGGCGCACCGCCGCCCACGTGCTCGCGGCGCTCGGCGTGTCGGCCGACCCGGCCTGGTGGGACGTGCCGCCCCGGCCGGCCGTGAAGTCCTGGCCCGCCGCCCGCGCCGACGACCTGGCCTGGGCCGGGCGTTACCTCGCCCCCTGGATCAAGCGCCGCCTCACCGGCCGCTCGTCCGGCGACTCCGTCACCGCCAAGCGCCCGAACCTGGGGCCGATGTAA
- a CDS encoding DsbA family oxidoreductase, protein MQIEIYSDVVCPWCWIGEQRLLKALDGVAEPVTLTWRAFQLDPSAESAPLVQWLGRRYGGEANAKRMFTQVTEVGRGEGLTMNFDRAINANTFDAHRLIWWAGQRGQQRPMVEALHRAHFTDGLDLGDRATLATIAAGLGHDEQEMRTLLESTEGVAEVQGELAMGRELGVTGVPMFVFAGKYAISGAQDPSTLREVLDEVRRREGSSPLTVLSAPKGESCDDDSCTV, encoded by the coding sequence GTGCAGATCGAGATCTATTCCGACGTCGTATGCCCCTGGTGCTGGATCGGCGAGCAGCGCCTGCTGAAGGCCCTCGACGGCGTCGCCGAGCCGGTGACGCTGACCTGGCGCGCCTTCCAGCTGGACCCGTCGGCCGAGTCCGCGCCGCTGGTGCAGTGGCTGGGCCGCCGCTACGGCGGCGAGGCCAACGCGAAGCGCATGTTCACCCAGGTGACCGAGGTCGGCCGGGGCGAGGGCCTCACCATGAACTTCGACCGCGCGATCAACGCGAACACCTTCGACGCACACCGGCTGATCTGGTGGGCCGGTCAGCGCGGCCAGCAGCGCCCGATGGTCGAGGCACTGCACCGCGCCCACTTCACCGACGGACTCGACCTCGGTGACCGTGCGACGCTGGCCACGATCGCGGCCGGTCTCGGCCACGACGAGCAGGAGATGCGCACCCTGCTCGAGTCGACCGAGGGCGTCGCCGAGGTGCAGGGCGAACTGGCCATGGGCCGCGAGCTCGGCGTCACCGGCGTGCCGATGTTCGTCTTCGCCGGCAAGTACGCCATCAGTGGTGCGCAGGATCCGTCGACGCTGCGTGAGGTGCTCGACGAGGTGCGCCGCCGCGAGGGCAGCTCGCCGCTGACCGTGCTGTCGGCCCCGAAGGGCGAGTCGTGCGACGACGACTCGTGCACCGTGTGA
- a CDS encoding SigE family RNA polymerase sigma factor, producing the protein MVDSHAAEFDSFVRHRSPALLRAAYLLTGDQHLAEDLVQSALARTHRSWRRLHDSGNAEAYTRKVMYHLQVAWWRRGKVAEVLPGELPERGRGGDHSGSSALKLSLRAALLKLSDKQRVVLVLRFFEDRTEAEAAEVLGVSVGTVKSQTAKALARLRAIAPELSDLHAVNGAAR; encoded by the coding sequence GTGGTCGACTCGCATGCCGCGGAGTTCGACAGCTTCGTCAGGCACCGCTCACCGGCGCTGCTGCGCGCCGCCTACCTGCTCACCGGCGACCAGCACCTGGCCGAAGACCTGGTGCAGTCGGCGCTCGCCCGGACCCACCGGTCCTGGCGGCGACTGCACGACAGCGGCAACGCCGAGGCGTACACCCGCAAGGTCATGTATCACCTGCAGGTCGCCTGGTGGCGCCGCGGCAAGGTCGCCGAGGTCCTTCCGGGTGAACTGCCCGAACGGGGCCGGGGCGGCGACCACTCCGGTTCCTCGGCGCTCAAGCTCAGCCTGCGGGCCGCGCTGCTGAAGCTGTCCGACAAGCAGCGCGTGGTGCTGGTGCTGCGCTTCTTCGAGGACCGCACGGAGGCGGAGGCCGCCGAGGTGCTCGGCGTCTCGGTCGGCACCGTGAAGTCCCAGACCGCCAAGGCACTCGCCCGGCTGCGTGCGATCGCCCCAGAACTGTCCGACCTCCACGCCGTGAACGGAGCCGCCCGATGA
- a CDS encoding MFS transporter, whose protein sequence is MSEVAEKQADPGTAVAAPRRRFFMDTRPLRHRPYRRLWTSTIVTALGSQLTAVAVPKQIYDMTGSSVWVGIASISGLAPLILFALWGGAIADTVDRRRMLLFTNSGIALLCVVFWLQAALDVRSIPLLLVLVAVQQALFGMNMPARTASVARLVPAAELPAAGALNSTVMQGGQIVGPMLAGALIPVLGLPLLYLFDAIALCAALYAVWRLPSLPPLSGVARRAGVADIVAGFRYLATHRLLMVSMAADVIAMVFGMPRALFPQLADTAFPGVNENFALGMLYAAVPIGALLGGLLSGTFSHIRRHGLMLVIAVCAWGAAIAGFGLSSSLWVAVVFLGIAGVADMVSMVFRGAILQAAATDEMRGRMQGVHTVVVAGGPRLADLLHGVAVPVAGASAAVAGGGVLVIVAMTVLALAVPAFLRYRGPAR, encoded by the coding sequence GTGAGCGAGGTAGCCGAGAAGCAGGCCGACCCCGGCACGGCCGTCGCCGCGCCGCGTCGCCGGTTCTTCATGGACACCCGGCCGCTGCGGCACCGGCCGTACCGCCGGCTCTGGACCTCGACCATCGTGACCGCCCTGGGCAGCCAGCTGACCGCGGTCGCGGTGCCCAAGCAGATCTACGACATGACCGGTTCCTCGGTCTGGGTCGGCATCGCCAGCATCTCCGGGCTCGCCCCGCTGATCTTGTTCGCGCTGTGGGGCGGCGCGATCGCCGACACCGTCGACCGCCGCCGGATGCTGCTGTTCACCAACTCGGGCATCGCCCTGCTGTGCGTGGTCTTCTGGCTGCAGGCGGCGCTCGACGTGCGCTCCATCCCCCTGCTGCTGGTGCTGGTCGCCGTGCAACAGGCGCTGTTCGGCATGAACATGCCCGCCCGCACCGCCTCGGTCGCCCGGTTGGTGCCCGCCGCCGAACTGCCCGCGGCCGGGGCGCTCAACTCGACCGTGATGCAGGGCGGGCAGATCGTCGGCCCGATGCTGGCCGGGGCGCTGATCCCGGTGCTCGGCCTGCCCCTGCTGTACCTCTTCGACGCCATCGCGCTGTGCGCCGCGCTGTACGCCGTGTGGCGGCTGCCCTCGCTGCCCCCGCTGTCCGGCGTCGCCCGCCGGGCCGGCGTGGCCGACATCGTGGCCGGTTTCCGCTACCTGGCCACCCACCGGCTGCTCATGGTGTCCATGGCCGCGGACGTCATCGCCATGGTCTTCGGCATGCCGCGGGCGCTGTTCCCGCAGCTGGCCGACACCGCGTTCCCCGGCGTGAACGAGAACTTCGCGCTCGGCATGCTCTACGCCGCCGTGCCGATCGGCGCGCTGCTCGGCGGCCTGCTTTCGGGCACCTTCTCGCACATCCGCCGGCACGGCCTGATGCTGGTCATCGCGGTCTGCGCCTGGGGCGCGGCGATCGCGGGCTTCGGGTTGAGCAGCTCACTGTGGGTGGCCGTGGTGTTCCTCGGCATCGCGGGCGTCGCCGACATGGTCTCCATGGTGTTCCGCGGCGCGATCCTGCAGGCCGCGGCGACCGACGAGATGCGCGGCCGCATGCAGGGCGTGCACACCGTCGTGGTGGCGGGCGGCCCCCGGCTGGCCGACCTGCTGCACGGCGTGGCGGTGCCGGTGGCCGGCGCGAGTGCCGCGGTGGCGGGCGGCGGCGTGCTCGTGATCGTCGCCATGACGGTGCTCGCCCTGGCCGTGCCCGCGTTCCTGCGCTACCGCGGACCAGCCCGCTGA